In the Bacillus sp. FJAT-42376 genome, GGCTGGAGTCAGACCATATTTTTCTTCAATAAACGCTGGAGTGTAGGAGTCTACATCTGTAATCCCTTTTTTAGTTATGGAAACGGTCACACGAGGACTCGAAAGCTGTGTTAAATCCTTGTCCCCCGAAATAACCTTCACTTCAAAGCCTTCTTCTTCCGCCGCTTTGGAAAGGGTGCCGATAATATCGTCCGCTTCATAATTCTCCAGCTGATAGCGGGGGATATGATAGACATCAAGAAGCTCATGAATAAACGGGAACTGTTCTGACAGCTCAGGCGGTGTTTTTTGTCTGCCGCCTTTGTACTCCGAATACGTTTTGTGGCGAAATGTCGTTTTCCCTGCGTCAAACGCCACAAGCATATGCGTAGGATTTTCTTCTTCTAAAATTTTCATTAAAATCATCGTAAAGCCATAGATCGCATTTGTATGTACACCTTTATCGTTATTCAGAAGAGGCAAGGCAAAAAATGCCCGGTATGCAATACTGTTTCCGTCAATGAGGACTAGTTTTTTCCTGTCCAAATTTCTTCCTCCTTAAAGCGCTAGCGCCTTGAATGTAATAATCAGCTACAGAAAAAAGCCGCCTTATTCTTCCTCATATTCTATCATGAGTGTATGCGGAAAGAAAAATGGCGGCCTTGTATTCAGTTGGTCTTTCCTAAGAGTGTTTGCGCATAGGGAGAATCAAACGGGATAATGATGACCGTTTCTCCGTCAATTGTTTTCTTATACGATTCCAATGTGCGGTACAAGCCGTAGAAGCCTGAGTCAGCGGAGTACGCTTTGTTATATATTTTAGCGGCTTCCTGTTCTCCCTGGCCCCGGATTACATCCGCTTCTGATTCGGCCTTGGCAATGGTCTCTTTGACGAGCTTATCTGCTTTCGCTGTCATTCTGTTTTTATCCGCATCGCCTTTTGATAAATACTCCTGCGCCGTGGAATCCCGCTCTGAAATCATTCTCGTATATACCGATTTTTCATTTGCCTCCGGCAGGTCCGTTCTCTTGATCCTTACATCGGTTACGGTAATTCCGTATTGGTCCCGCTCAAGCGCCTCATTGACTAGTGCGGTTACTTTATCGTTCAGGCTCCCTCTGGAAGATTTCTCATCGTTGATGATTTCATCATAATTCAGCTGACCGAGTTCAGAACGAATGGAGGAAAAAACAAACTCCGCCATTTTCGCTTCTGCATTCACCATGTTGCGGGCATTCGAAATCATTTTCTTTGGATCTTCTATTTTCCAAACGGCATAGTTGTCAATAATCATCCTCTTTTTATCCTTCGTATTGATTTCCGCTTCTTTTACATCATAGGTCATCTGATATTTCGGGAGAGAAGAAACACTCTGGACAAGCGGAATTTTTGTATGCAATCCCGGTTTTTCAATAATATTGACAACTTCGCCGAATTGGCGGACGACTTTGTATTCATTTTCCTGAACAATAAAAACACTTGAGAATACCGCAATAAGGAGGACGATGCATCCTATCAGAAACAATCCAAACCGGATGAATTTTGAATAGCCGCCCGGCAGTCTTTCTTTAAAGTTCACAATGTTCTCATTGGCCATTTGTCTCACTTCCTTTCGCTGGTGCCGGATTCTGCTCTGCAGCCGGAGGAGCCGTCTGCGCCCCTTTGCCCGGATCCATAATCGGAAGATACTTCATTGTATTGCCGTCATCTTTCATAATATAGATTTGAGCCCCAGGGAGAACCTGGTCAATCGTCTCCAAGATAAGCCGCTTTTGGGTGATTTCTTTTGCATTGCGATACTCGGAGTAAAGCGCGTTAAACTTTGATGTTTCTCCAATCGCTTTCTGAATTCTCGCCGTTTTATCTCCCTGAGCCTTGGAAATGATGGCATCTTTTTCTCCAAGTGCTTCTTCCCGTTTCTGATTCTCATATTTTTTTGCTTCATTTATCTTCGTATTCATTGTTTCGCGGGCATCCGTTACATTGGTAAAGGATTTTCTTACTTCTTCATTCGGCAAATCAACATCCTGGAGCTTTACCGCTAAGATGGATATGCCGATATCGTATTTCTTCATCAGCTCTCCCAGCAGCTTCTGTACTTCTTTTTCAATGTCGGCTTTCCCTGAAGTAAGGGCATCATCAATTTTTGATCCGCCGATGATGCTTCTCAGTGAAGAGGAAGTAGAATCATACAAAATTTCCTCCGGTTCTGCTGACGAAAATAAGAACTTTTTCGGATCGGAAATTTTCCACTGAACCACCATATCAGCAAGAACAATGTTCTCATCGCCTGTAATCATCTTTGTTTCTGCAGGAAAATCCTCTACTTTCCCATCCTTTTCCTTGTACCCGAACTGCAGACTGAATGTTTCTTTCGAAAGTTTTTCCACCTTTTGAATCGGCCACGGCCATTTCATGTGCAAGCCGGATTCGGTGACGGTTTCCTGAACTTCACCGAGCGTCATAATGACGGCCTGGTCCGATTCATCTACAGTGAACCATGTCGTAAAAGCGAGGATCAGTGCTGCTGCAATCGCTGCTGCCAGACCCGTCAGTGCATACAGCCTTTTAAGTGTCATGCCTAGTGCCCCCCTGTCATTCTGTGTATACATTACTTACGTTTATGTAACACAAAAGTTTCATATTATGGAATTTTGTGTGAATCCATAAAAAAAAGGGACGAAAGCGTGTATGCTTTCGTCCTAAAAAATTGGCTCCTTGGATGAAGGGGTTTTCACTAATTATCTTATCAGTAATATGTTAAGAAAGAATAAATACCTTGTAAAGGTATTGTAAAACTACTCTGTTATTTCTCTTTTATTGAACTTAACAGTGAAGGTCGTGCCTTTGCCAACTTGGCTCGTTACATGGATTTGTCCCCTGTGTGCTTCGACAAGATGCTTAACGATTGCCAGTCCAAGCCCGGTTCCGCCAGAGTTTCTGCTTCTTGCTTTATCCACTCTATAGAAGCGCTCAAAGATTCTCGGAATTTCATCTTCGCTGATTCCGATCCCCGTATCTGCGACCGTAACGATGGCGTGATCTTTTCCATTCCGGAGCGTAATATGGACGGACCCGCCTTTTGGCGTGTAAGTTAAGGCATTGTTAATCAGATTGATAAAGATTTGCTTAATCCGGTAAACATCCCCGATGGCTGGAATTACGTCTGCTTCACTTTCAGCCAGCAGCGTAATTTCTTTTTCTTCTGCCTTACTTGATAGAATGGCAACAATATCATCCATAATTTCGTGAAGATTGCAGTCATTGAAGGTAAGCTTAAATGCCTGCTGTTCAATTTTGGACAAATCAAGCAAATCCTGAATAAGGGATTGAAGCCGGTCGCTTTCCTTCAAAATAA is a window encoding:
- a CDS encoding protease modulator HflC produces the protein MANENIVNFKERLPGGYSKFIRFGLFLIGCIVLLIAVFSSVFIVQENEYKVVRQFGEVVNIIEKPGLHTKIPLVQSVSSLPKYQMTYDVKEAEINTKDKKRMIIDNYAVWKIEDPKKMISNARNMVNAEAKMAEFVFSSIRSELGQLNYDEIINDEKSSRGSLNDKVTALVNEALERDQYGITVTDVRIKRTDLPEANEKSVYTRMISERDSTAQEYLSKGDADKNRMTAKADKLVKETIAKAESEADVIRGQGEQEAAKIYNKAYSADSGFYGLYRTLESYKKTIDGETVIIIPFDSPYAQTLLGKTN
- the hflK gene encoding FtsH protease activity modulator HflK, which produces MTLKRLYALTGLAAAIAAALILAFTTWFTVDESDQAVIMTLGEVQETVTESGLHMKWPWPIQKVEKLSKETFSLQFGYKEKDGKVEDFPAETKMITGDENIVLADMVVQWKISDPKKFLFSSAEPEEILYDSTSSSLRSIIGGSKIDDALTSGKADIEKEVQKLLGELMKKYDIGISILAVKLQDVDLPNEEVRKSFTNVTDARETMNTKINEAKKYENQKREEALGEKDAIISKAQGDKTARIQKAIGETSKFNALYSEYRNAKEITQKRLILETIDQVLPGAQIYIMKDDGNTMKYLPIMDPGKGAQTAPPAAEQNPAPAKGSETNGQ